The Culex pipiens pallens isolate TS chromosome 2, TS_CPP_V2, whole genome shotgun sequence DNA window TTGGCTCTGGGGTCGAGGTTGTTAGtggtggactcgttggaagggTTGGTGTAAAAATTGGGGTTGTCTCACTTGGTCCGCAGGTGGGACAGGTTGGTTCCGGACTTGTTGGTAAAGTAGGGGTAGGAGTTGGTTCCGGAGCACAAGTGGGACAGGTTGGTTCAGTTGTGGGTGCCATAGTTGGTTCCGGAGATGTTGGTAGAGTTGGTGTAAAGATTGGTGTTGTCTCGGTTGGACCACAAGTGGGACAGGTTGGTTCTGGTGTCGAAGTTGTGAGTGGCGGACTCGTCGGTAGTGTTGGTGTGAAGATCGGGGTTGTCTCCGATGGACCGCAAGTGGGACAGGTTGGTTCTGGTGTCGAAGTTGTGAGtggtggactcgttggaagggTTGGTGTGAAGATCGGGGTTGTCTCAACTGGTCCGCAGGTGGGACAGGTTGGTTCTGGACTTGTGGGTAGAGTAGGAGTTGGAGTTGGTTCTGGAGCACACGTGGGACAGGTTGGTTCTGGAGTCGTGGTTGTAGGTTCTGGACTCGTTGGTAGCGTTGGCGTAAACACTGGAGTTGTCTCAACTGGTCCACAGGTGGGACAAGTTGGTTCCGGGGTGCCACATGTTGGACACGTTGGTTCTGACGTCGTTGGCAACGTGGGTTGTTCCGTTGGCAGAGTATCTCCGCATATCGCCACCGTTGGTGGGTTCAATTCACAATCTGTACAGACGTAGCACACCAGCTGTGGGTTCACTGAAATTCACGGATATTCGTAGTACcttaaatcactcaaaaatcacCGTAAACTACCTCTTCCAAGAATCGCCGCAAAAAGCAGTAACGTGACACCAAAGCACCTCATTGTCACCAAACTCAAAGTTTACTCACGTACAGAGGACATTCACTTGAAGATTTCAATGGACTCGCCAACCCATTCGTAcctcaaatttataaattcgaTTGTACTGCTATCGATAGGTTGATAACAGTTTGACGGACTAATGCGTATGCAAATGGCAGTTATCTCCCGCTCTTCTCGAGataaatgttaccaaaagtgACCACAGTTGTG harbors:
- the LOC128093088 gene encoding mucin-2-like isoform X2, with the translated sequence MRCFGVTLLLFAAILGRVNPQLVCYVCTDCELNPPTVAICGDTLPTEQPTLPTTSEPTCPTCGTPEPTCPTCGPVETTPVFTPTLPTSPEPTTTTPEPTCPTCAPEPTPTPTLPTSPEPTCPTCGPVETTPIFTPTLPTSPPLTTSTPEPTCPTCGPSETTPIFTPTLPTSPPLTTSTPEPTCPTCGPTETTPIFTPTLPTSPEPTMAPTTEPTCPTCAPEPTPTPTLPTSPEPTCPTCGPSETTPIFTPTLPTSPPLTTSTPEPTCPTCGPSETTPVFTPTLPTSPEPTCATCGTTEFWTGLTTPPFTTIWPTWPSDTWPSVPITSAEPTWPTPSLTTEQSTWPTVPITSETSTYPTVPITSATSTYPTVPITTQLPTWPTVPITSAQPTWPNQPITTTTTTVAPPVITTPSFTTIWPPLLTPPPVPQKKHLPVPVYICYSTERIVNNRIVTDRGCTKRDQSVATTCDRVTGNAGYERCSLCSWSICNL
- the LOC128093088 gene encoding mucin-2-like isoform X1, with amino-acid sequence MRCFGVTLLLFAAILGRVNPQLVCYVCTDCELNPPTVAICGDTLPTEQPTLPTTSEPTCPTCGTPEPTCPTCGPVETTPVFTPTLPTSPEPTTTTPEPTCPTCAPEPTPTPTLPTSPEPTCPTCGPVETTPIFTPTLPTSPPLTTSTPEPTCPTCGPSETTPIFTPTLPTSPPLTTSTPEPTCPTCGPTETTPIFTPTLPTSPEPTMAPTTEPTCPTCAPEPTPTPTLPTSPEPTCPTCGPSETTPIFTPTLPTSPPLTTSTPEPTCPTCGPSETTPVFTPTLPTSPEPTCATCGTTGKFWTGLTTPPFTTIWPTWPSDTWPSVPITSAEPTWPTPSLTTEQSTWPTVPITSETSTYPTVPITSATSTYPTVPITTQLPTWPTVPITSAQPTWPNQPITTTTTTVAPPVITTPSFTTIWPPLLTPPPVPQKKHLPVPVYICYSTERIVNNRIVTDRGCTKRDQSVATTCDRVTGNAGYERCSLCSWSICNL